A single region of the Neotabrizicola shimadae genome encodes:
- a CDS encoding phosphoribosylaminoimidazolesuccinocarboxamide synthase yields the protein MARRKKVYEGRAKILYEGPEPGTLIQYFKDDAAVPAAPAPSSGVEGKGVLNNRLSEFFMSGLNAIGVPTHFIRRINMREQLVRMVEMIPLEVVVRNFAAGDISDRLGIPEGTPLPRPIVEYYYKDERLNLPLVSEEHIIAFNWANQQDLDDIVALALRVNDFLSGVMLGVGIRLADFRIEVGRIWEGDFMRLIVADEISPDSMRLWDLRAAELPDREGQTRDPGPLPDVYTELARRLGVMPSNVTHATPKPSLIN from the coding sequence ATGGCACGCCGCAAGAAGGTTTACGAGGGCAGGGCGAAGATCCTTTACGAAGGCCCCGAACCCGGAACCCTGATCCAGTACTTCAAGGACGATGCCGCCGTCCCCGCCGCGCCCGCCCCCTCGTCGGGCGTGGAAGGCAAGGGCGTGCTGAACAACCGCCTGTCGGAATTCTTCATGTCGGGGCTGAACGCCATCGGCGTGCCCACGCATTTCATCCGCCGCATCAACATGCGCGAACAGCTCGTCCGCATGGTCGAGATGATCCCGCTGGAGGTCGTGGTGCGCAACTTCGCCGCCGGCGACATCTCCGACCGGCTTGGCATCCCCGAAGGCACGCCGCTCCCGCGTCCGATCGTGGAGTACTACTACAAGGACGAACGGCTGAACCTGCCGCTGGTGTCGGAAGAACACATCATTGCCTTCAACTGGGCCAATCAGCAGGACCTGGACGACATCGTTGCGCTGGCGCTCCGCGTCAACGACTTCCTGTCCGGCGTCATGCTGGGCGTGGGCATCCGGCTGGCCGATTTCCGCATCGAGGTCGGCCGCATCTGGGAAGGCGATTTCATGCGCCTGATCGTGGCCGACGAGATCAGCCCCGATTCCATGCGCCTGTGGGATCTGCGGGCCGCGGAACTGCCCGACCGCGAGGGCCAGACCCGCGATCCCGGCCCGCTGCCGGATGTCTATACCGAACTGGCGCGGCGGCTTGGCGTGATGCCCTCGAACGTCACCCACGCCACGCCGAAGCCCTCGCTCATCAACTGA
- the bmt gene encoding betaine--homocysteine S-methyltransferase codes for MSHDALQRLMADRDFLLADGATGTNLFNMGLSSGEPPEMWNVEHPDRIATLYRSAVEAGSDLFLTNSFGGNAARLKLHGAQGRVRELNRLAASIGREVADKAGRTVVVAGSMGPTGEIFEPMGTLTHAAAVEIFHEQAEGLKEGGADVLWVETISAAEEYRAAAEAAALAGMPWCGTMSFDTAGRTMMGMTSAAMAEMVEALPNPPLAFGANCGVGASDLMRTVLGFVAAGTERPLIAKGNAGIPKYHDGHIHYDGTPELMAEYAVLARDAGVKIIGGCCGTMPEHLRAMRAALDSRPRGPRPSLETIVEKLGAFSSASDGTGADDGAGRRERRRRG; via the coding sequence ATGTCCCACGACGCGCTGCAACGCCTGATGGCGGACCGCGACTTCCTGCTGGCCGATGGGGCCACCGGGACCAACCTGTTCAACATGGGCCTCTCGTCGGGCGAGCCGCCCGAGATGTGGAACGTGGAGCATCCCGACCGGATCGCCACGCTGTACCGCAGCGCGGTGGAGGCGGGGTCGGATCTGTTCCTGACCAACTCGTTCGGGGGCAATGCGGCCCGGCTGAAGCTGCACGGGGCGCAGGGACGGGTGCGCGAATTGAACCGGCTGGCGGCCTCGATCGGGCGCGAGGTGGCCGACAAGGCCGGGCGCACGGTGGTGGTTGCCGGGTCGATGGGGCCGACGGGCGAGATTTTCGAGCCGATGGGCACGCTGACCCATGCCGCGGCCGTGGAGATCTTCCACGAGCAGGCCGAAGGGCTGAAGGAAGGCGGGGCGGACGTTCTGTGGGTCGAGACGATCTCGGCCGCAGAAGAATACCGGGCGGCGGCGGAAGCCGCGGCGCTGGCGGGCATGCCCTGGTGCGGGACCATGAGCTTTGACACCGCCGGGCGGACCATGATGGGCATGACCTCGGCGGCGATGGCCGAGATGGTCGAGGCGCTGCCCAACCCGCCCCTGGCCTTCGGGGCCAACTGCGGCGTGGGCGCCTCGGACCTGATGCGGACGGTTCTGGGCTTTGTCGCCGCCGGGACCGAGCGGCCGCTGATCGCCAAGGGCAATGCCGGGATCCCGAAGTACCACGACGGGCACATCCATTATGACGGGACCCCGGAGTTGATGGCGGAATATGCCGTGCTGGCGCGGGATGCCGGGGTGAAGATCATCGGGGGGTGCTGCGGGACCATGCCCGAACACCTGCGGGCCATGCGGGCGGCGCTGGACAGCCGACCCAGGGGGCCGCGGCCTTCGCTGGAGACCATCGTCGAGAAGCTGGGGGCCTTCTCCTCGGCATCCGACGGGACCGGGGCGGACGACGGCGCCGGCCGGCGCGAGCGGCGGCGGCGGGGTTGA
- a CDS encoding GDSL-type esterase/lipase family protein, with the protein MPNLMCFGDSNTHGTPPIVTRGVYARFDTATRWTCVAARALGPAWHLAEEGLPGRTAQYDDPVMGAHMNGRTGLRIALESHGPLDVMTLMLGTNDVKTRFATTPEMVAAGIAGLLDVAQSMEMQARHSGFKILLICPPPVVETGPIKVEFWGGAARSQALAPLLADLAQSRGVGFLDAGRVIEVSPVDGVHFDEAAHAKLGAAVAEAVAAL; encoded by the coding sequence ATGCCCAACCTGATGTGCTTCGGCGACAGCAATACCCATGGCACGCCGCCCATCGTGACCCGCGGAGTCTATGCCCGCTTCGACACGGCGACGCGCTGGACCTGCGTGGCAGCGCGGGCGCTTGGGCCGGCGTGGCACCTGGCCGAGGAAGGCTTGCCCGGCCGCACCGCCCAATACGACGACCCGGTGATGGGGGCGCACATGAACGGGCGCACGGGGCTTCGGATCGCGCTGGAAAGCCACGGGCCGCTGGACGTGATGACCCTCATGCTGGGGACCAATGACGTGAAGACCCGCTTCGCCACCACGCCCGAGATGGTGGCGGCGGGGATCGCGGGCCTTCTGGACGTGGCGCAGTCGATGGAGATGCAGGCCCGTCATTCCGGCTTCAAGATCCTGCTGATCTGCCCGCCGCCGGTGGTGGAAACCGGGCCGATCAAGGTGGAGTTCTGGGGCGGGGCCGCCCGCAGCCAGGCTCTTGCTCCCCTGTTGGCCGACCTCGCGCAGTCGCGAGGCGTGGGCTTCCTGGACGCGGGCCGCGTGATCGAGGTGAGCCCGGTGGACGGTGTCCATTTCGACGAGGCCGCCCATGCCAAGCTGGGCGCCGCGGTGGCCGAGGCGGTGGCTGCGCTTTGA
- a CDS encoding sulfite exporter TauE/SafE family protein: MSVPTPALFALVALTAGLARGFSGFGAALIFMPPASALVGPQLAATTLALVDIVLAAPMIPRALPKVSLPAIAVMLAGAAVTVPVGAWLLKSLDPMTLRWMIAGIATVMLGLLASGWRYRGTPHPLADLAVGAASGLFSGVAQIGGPPVVAYWLGGQGDHTEARAKIIVFFAGSSLISLATYLVSGLIGRDTLWWALVMGPAYGLGLFAGARLFWLADERSFRRASLLLIALAVVTSLPVWR; encoded by the coding sequence ATGTCTGTCCCGACCCCTGCCCTCTTTGCCCTTGTCGCGCTGACTGCCGGACTGGCCCGCGGGTTTTCGGGCTTTGGGGCGGCCTTGATCTTCATGCCGCCGGCAAGCGCGCTGGTCGGCCCGCAACTGGCCGCAACGACGCTGGCGCTGGTGGATATCGTGCTGGCTGCGCCGATGATCCCTCGGGCGCTGCCAAAGGTGTCCCTGCCCGCCATTGCCGTGATGCTGGCAGGAGCGGCGGTGACCGTGCCGGTCGGCGCCTGGCTTCTGAAGTCCCTGGATCCCATGACCCTGCGCTGGATGATTGCCGGCATCGCCACGGTGATGCTGGGACTGCTGGCTTCGGGTTGGCGGTACCGCGGGACGCCGCATCCGCTGGCCGATCTGGCGGTGGGGGCGGCTTCGGGTCTGTTCAGCGGCGTCGCGCAGATCGGCGGCCCGCCGGTGGTGGCCTATTGGCTGGGCGGACAGGGCGACCACACTGAAGCGCGGGCCAAGATCATCGTGTTCTTTGCCGGGAGCAGCCTGATCTCGCTGGCGACCTATCTGGTCTCGGGCCTGATCGGGCGAGACACCCTTTGGTGGGCGCTGGTGATGGGGCCGGCCTACGGACTGGGGCTTTTCGCCGGGGCACGCCTGTTCTGGCTGGCGGACGAGCGGAGCTTTCGTCGCGCCAGCCTTCTGTTGATTGCGCTGGCCGTGGTGACGAGCCTGCCGGTCTGGCGGTGA
- a CDS encoding amidase, with product MAAVWSALTASELGREIGAGRISPVELTEFFLDACTRHPQGDRIYARLTPRRARSMAMAAHGRAKAGLRIGLLDGVPLSWKDLFDASGAPTEAGSAHLKGRVPEVDAVVLANATEGGAICLGKTHMTELAFSGLGLNPVTATPPCINDDRAVPGGSSSGAAASVAFGLAPAAVGSDTGGSVRIPAAWNDLVGLKTTHGRLSLQGVVPLCPRFDTVGPLAKSVEDCAQILALLEGGRPADLTGAAIAGARLAVLDTVALEDVRERPALGFEGAVDRLAVAGASVTHIQAPEVAEAMALAGVLFTAEAWATWGETIETAPEKMFPPVLNRFRAGAQVLAADWIRAWVRLDRLRRQWAARVAGFDAVLLPTSPILPPDRERLLTEPDFFTAENLLALRNTRIGNLMGGCVLTLPTGQPSCGLSLMAGPGEEERLLRLGAAAARALG from the coding sequence ATGGCGGCGGTCTGGTCGGCACTGACGGCAAGCGAGCTGGGGCGCGAGATCGGCGCGGGGCGCATCAGCCCGGTGGAGCTGACCGAGTTCTTCCTGGACGCCTGCACCCGCCACCCGCAGGGCGACCGCATCTATGCCCGCCTGACCCCGCGGCGCGCCCGCTCGATGGCAATGGCGGCGCATGGCCGGGCCAAGGCGGGCCTGCGCATCGGTCTTCTGGACGGGGTACCCCTGTCCTGGAAGGACCTGTTCGATGCCTCGGGCGCCCCGACAGAGGCCGGTTCGGCCCATCTGAAGGGCCGGGTGCCGGAGGTGGATGCCGTGGTCCTGGCCAATGCCACCGAGGGCGGGGCGATCTGCCTGGGCAAGACCCACATGACAGAGCTGGCCTTTTCCGGCCTGGGGCTGAACCCGGTGACGGCGACGCCGCCCTGCATCAACGACGACCGCGCGGTGCCCGGCGGCTCGTCCTCGGGCGCGGCGGCATCGGTCGCCTTCGGGCTGGCCCCGGCGGCGGTGGGGTCGGACACTGGCGGATCGGTGCGGATTCCCGCTGCCTGGAACGACCTCGTGGGGCTGAAGACCACACATGGCCGCCTGTCGCTGCAAGGCGTCGTGCCGCTGTGCCCACGGTTCGACACGGTGGGGCCGCTCGCAAAAAGCGTGGAGGATTGCGCGCAGATCCTGGCGCTCCTGGAAGGCGGTCGCCCGGCCGACCTGACCGGCGCGGCCATTGCCGGCGCGCGGCTGGCCGTGCTGGACACCGTGGCGCTGGAGGACGTGCGCGAACGCCCCGCGCTTGGCTTCGAGGGCGCAGTGGACAGGCTGGCGGTCGCGGGGGCAAGCGTGACCCATATCCAGGCGCCCGAAGTGGCCGAGGCCATGGCGCTGGCCGGGGTGCTGTTCACCGCCGAGGCCTGGGCGACCTGGGGCGAGACCATCGAGACCGCGCCGGAAAAGATGTTCCCGCCGGTTCTGAACCGCTTCCGCGCCGGGGCGCAGGTCCTGGCTGCGGACTGGATCCGCGCCTGGGTGCGGCTGGACAGGCTGCGCCGGCAATGGGCCGCGCGGGTCGCGGGCTTTGACGCGGTGCTTCTGCCGACCTCGCCCATCCTGCCGCCCGACCGCGAGCGCCTGCTGACCGAGCCTGACTTCTTCACCGCCGAGAACCTGCTTGCGCTGCGCAACACGCGCATCGGCAACCTGATGGGCGGCTGCGTTCTGACACTGCCCACCGGCCAGCCCTCCTGTGGGCTGTCGCTGATGGCGGGACCGGGCGAGGAGGAGCGGCTTCTGCGCCTGGGCGCGGCGGCGGCGCGGGCGCTTGGCTGA
- a CDS encoding Trm112 family protein, whose translation MTDTPRHDRRMLEMLVCPLTHAMLTWDAERQELISRAAGLAFPVRDGIPIMLESEARRLD comes from the coding sequence ATGACCGACACGCCCCGCCACGACCGCCGGATGCTGGAGATGCTGGTCTGCCCGCTGACCCATGCGATGCTGACCTGGGATGCCGAGCGGCAGGAACTGATCAGCCGCGCCGCGGGCCTGGCCTTTCCGGTGCGCGACGGCATCCCGATCATGCTGGAAAGCGAAGCGCGCCGGCTGGACTGA
- a CDS encoding DUF1476 domain-containing protein, whose translation MTTFDDRENAFEAKFAHDSEMMFRAEARRNRLLGLWAAGLLGKSGDDAAAYAMSVVESDFEKPGVDDVVAKVAGDLAGKASEAEIRSKLTELMTVAKQQLASEV comes from the coding sequence ATGACCACCTTCGACGACCGCGAGAACGCGTTCGAGGCCAAGTTCGCCCATGACAGCGAGATGATGTTCCGGGCCGAGGCGCGGCGGAACCGGCTCTTGGGGCTGTGGGCCGCAGGGCTTCTGGGCAAGTCGGGCGACGATGCAGCGGCCTATGCGATGAGCGTGGTGGAATCGGATTTCGAGAAGCCGGGCGTCGATGACGTTGTGGCGAAGGTCGCGGGCGATCTGGCCGGCAAGGCGAGCGAGGCGGAGATCCGGTCGAAGCTGACCGAGCTGATGACCGTGGCGAAGCAGCAGCTCGCCAGCGAAGTCTGA
- the purQ gene encoding phosphoribosylformylglycinamidine synthase subunit PurQ: MKAAVITFPGSNCDRDLATAFERAGFDVARVWHKETALPAGTDIVGIPGGFSFGDYLRCGAIAARSPVGQAVVAHAERGGFVLGICNGFQVLTEMGLLPGALMRNAGLKFVCRPVTLTVATSASAFTSGYSAGQQIRIPVAHHDGNYTADAATLAALKAEDRIAFTYADNPNGSMGDIAGILSANRRVLGMMPHPERVVDPVQGGTDGAALFSALLGGMVPA, encoded by the coding sequence ATGAAGGCCGCCGTCATCACCTTCCCCGGTTCCAACTGCGACCGCGATCTTGCCACCGCCTTCGAACGCGCGGGCTTCGATGTCGCCCGCGTCTGGCACAAGGAAACCGCGCTGCCTGCCGGCACCGACATCGTCGGCATCCCCGGCGGCTTCTCCTTCGGCGACTACCTGCGCTGCGGCGCCATCGCCGCCCGCTCGCCGGTGGGCCAGGCGGTCGTGGCCCATGCCGAGCGCGGCGGCTTTGTCCTTGGCATCTGCAACGGCTTCCAGGTGCTCACCGAAATGGGTCTCCTGCCGGGCGCGCTGATGCGCAACGCGGGGCTCAAGTTCGTCTGCCGCCCGGTGACGCTGACCGTCGCCACCAGTGCCAGCGCCTTCACCTCGGGCTATTCCGCCGGCCAGCAGATTCGCATCCCCGTCGCCCACCATGACGGCAACTACACCGCCGATGCCGCGACGCTGGCGGCCCTCAAGGCCGAGGACCGCATCGCCTTCACCTATGCCGACAACCCCAACGGCTCGATGGGCGACATCGCCGGCATCCTGTCCGCCAACCGCCGCGTCCTGGGCATGATGCCCCACCCCGAACGCGTGGTGGACCCGGTGCAGGGCGGCACCGACGGCGCGGCCCTGTTCTCCGCGCTCCTTGGCGGGATGGTGCCGGCCTGA
- the purS gene encoding phosphoribosylformylglycinamidine synthase subunit PurS → MKARVHVMLKDGVLDPQGEAVRHALGTLGFAGVQAVRQGKVIELDLAATDRAAAETEVKAMCEKLLANTVIEKYTVEIA, encoded by the coding sequence CTGAAAGCCCGCGTCCATGTCATGCTGAAGGACGGCGTCCTCGATCCCCAGGGCGAGGCCGTGCGTCACGCCCTCGGCACGCTCGGCTTTGCCGGTGTGCAGGCCGTGCGCCAGGGCAAGGTGATCGAGCTTGACCTTGCCGCCACCGACCGCGCCGCCGCCGAAACCGAGGTCAAGGCGATGTGCGAGAAGCTGCTCGCCAACACGGTGATCGAGAAATACACGGTCGAGATCGCCTGA
- a CDS encoding zinc-binding dehydrogenase, producing the protein MRAAILTEYNQPLTIGTVPDPACPEDGVVLRLLACGICRSDWHGWVGEHPKVKPGDILGHEYSGEVVAAGPRAQWKVGDRVIAPFILSCGACPDCRSGASTTCKSQIVPGFGTQGAWAEYVAVPHAHNLAALPEGLSPILAAGLGCRVTTAWHALTGRAALQAGEWLAIHGTGGVGLSALILGRALGARVIAVDVVPERLDHALSLGAEAVVDARTGRAAAEIVEITGGGAHVSIEALGHPATLAASVACLRPLGRHVQVGLPTGHQARMEIDLNAVYMKQLALFGTRGMPSWRYPSLLGLIAAGRVDVSPIVARTVPLSGASAELAAFNGPMPPGVAVIDSFAA; encoded by the coding sequence ATGCGCGCCGCCATCCTGACCGAATACAACCAGCCGCTCACCATCGGCACCGTCCCCGATCCGGCCTGCCCGGAAGACGGCGTGGTGCTGCGGCTCCTCGCCTGTGGCATCTGCCGGTCTGACTGGCACGGCTGGGTGGGCGAGCATCCGAAGGTGAAACCCGGCGACATCCTGGGCCACGAGTATTCCGGCGAGGTCGTCGCCGCCGGACCCCGCGCGCAGTGGAAGGTGGGCGACCGCGTGATCGCGCCGTTCATCCTGTCCTGCGGGGCCTGCCCCGACTGCCGCTCGGGCGCCTCGACCACCTGCAAGTCGCAGATCGTGCCCGGCTTCGGCACCCAGGGCGCCTGGGCCGAATATGTGGCCGTGCCCCATGCCCATAACCTTGCCGCCCTGCCCGAAGGGCTGTCGCCCATTCTGGCCGCGGGCCTTGGCTGCCGCGTCACCACCGCCTGGCACGCCCTGACCGGCCGCGCGGCGCTTCAGGCCGGCGAATGGCTGGCGATCCATGGCACCGGCGGGGTGGGGCTGTCGGCGCTGATCCTGGGCCGGGCGCTTGGCGCGCGTGTCATCGCGGTGGACGTCGTGCCCGAACGGCTGGACCATGCGCTGTCGCTTGGCGCCGAAGCGGTGGTCGATGCCCGCACAGGCCGCGCCGCGGCCGAGATCGTGGAGATCACCGGTGGCGGCGCCCATGTCAGCATCGAGGCGCTTGGCCATCCCGCCACGCTCGCCGCTTCGGTCGCCTGCCTGCGCCCTCTCGGCCGGCATGTGCAGGTGGGCTTGCCCACCGGCCATCAGGCGCGGATGGAGATCGACCTGAACGCGGTCTACATGAAGCAACTTGCGCTGTTCGGCACCCGCGGGATGCCGTCCTGGCGCTATCCCTCGCTTCTGGGGCTCATCGCGGCGGGGCGTGTCGATGTCTCGCCCATCGTGGCGCGCACCGTGCCCCTGTCGGGTGCCAGCGCCGAGCTTGCCGCCTTCAACGGTCCCATGCCCCCCGGCGTCGCGGTGATCGACAGCTTCGCCGCCTGA
- a CDS encoding FAD-dependent monooxygenase: MTPDTDILIAGGGLNGPALALALAQAGLTVTVVDARPAPARSEPGFDGRAYALALASRRLLQAIGLWPGLAPLSQPILKIVASDGRAGTGAAPFFLTFDSAEIEEGPMGHMVEDRHLYGAFLRALQVHPGIRLIPGTAVTGQEPVPGGICVTLSDDQVLTARLIAGCDGRGSGTATRAGIRRQGWGYGQTALVTAVEHERPHEGTAHQLFLPSGPLAILPLPGNRSSIVWSEDEAAARAIQALPDEDYLAVLRPRFGEFLGEIRLAGDRFTYPLSLSLAERFVAPRVALVGDAAHGVHPIAGQGLNLGLRDVGALAEVLVGAARRGEDIGAPDVLDRYQTWRRFDATALALGMDGVNRLFSNDNPLLRGLRDLGLGAVNAAPALRRRFMREAAGLSGDLPRLMQGQPL, encoded by the coding sequence ATGACACCGGATACCGACATTCTCATCGCCGGCGGCGGGCTGAACGGCCCGGCGCTTGCCCTGGCCCTGGCGCAGGCCGGGCTGACCGTCACCGTGGTCGATGCCCGCCCGGCGCCCGCGCGCAGCGAGCCGGGCTTCGACGGCCGCGCCTATGCGCTCGCCCTGGCGTCACGCCGCCTGTTGCAGGCCATCGGCCTTTGGCCAGGCCTTGCGCCCCTGTCGCAGCCGATCCTGAAGATCGTGGCTTCGGACGGCCGCGCCGGGACCGGCGCCGCGCCCTTCTTCCTGACCTTCGATTCCGCCGAGATCGAGGAAGGCCCGATGGGCCACATGGTCGAGGACCGACACCTGTACGGTGCCTTCCTGCGCGCCCTGCAGGTTCATCCCGGCATCCGCCTGATCCCCGGCACCGCCGTCACCGGGCAGGAGCCGGTGCCTGGCGGCATCTGCGTCACCCTGTCGGACGACCAGGTGCTGACCGCCCGGCTGATCGCCGGCTGCGACGGGCGCGGCAGCGGCACCGCCACCCGCGCGGGCATCCGCCGCCAGGGCTGGGGCTATGGCCAGACCGCGCTTGTCACCGCGGTGGAGCATGAACGCCCGCATGAGGGCACCGCGCACCAGCTGTTCCTGCCATCGGGTCCGCTGGCCATCCTGCCCCTGCCGGGCAACCGTTCCTCCATCGTCTGGAGCGAGGACGAGGCGGCGGCCCGCGCGATCCAGGCGCTGCCGGACGAGGATTACCTGGCCGTGCTGCGCCCCCGCTTCGGCGAATTCCTGGGCGAGATCCGGCTGGCGGGCGACCGCTTCACCTATCCGCTGTCGCTGTCGCTGGCCGAACGCTTTGTCGCGCCGCGCGTGGCGCTGGTTGGCGATGCGGCGCATGGCGTGCATCCCATCGCGGGGCAGGGGCTGAACCTTGGCCTGCGCGACGTGGGGGCGCTGGCCGAGGTGCTGGTGGGCGCCGCCCGACGCGGCGAAGACATCGGCGCGCCCGATGTGCTGGACCGTTACCAGACCTGGCGCCGGTTCGACGCCACGGCGCTGGCGCTTGGCATGGACGGGGTGAACCGGCTCTTTTCCAACGACAACCCGCTGCTGCGGGGCCTGCGCGACCTGGGCCTTGGCGCGGTGAACGCCGCCCCGGCGCTCCGCCGCCGCTTCATGCGCGAGGCGGCGGGCCTGTCGGGCGACCTGCCGCGGCTGATGCAGGGCCAGCCGCTCTAG
- a CDS encoding LON peptidase substrate-binding domain-containing protein, with translation MAIAGLRRVSDLPDVIPVFPLPGALLLPRSRLPLHIFEPRYLAMLEDALKTSHRLIGMVQPREVPGGGEARLQAIGCAGRVTVFSEAEDGRYMITLTGVSRFRIRDEVQGFAPYRRCTVDWADFDRDLGPSESDVGFDRPAFLAVLGRYFQSVKMSTDWEGLRGAETELLVNSLSMLCPFAPGDKQALLEAPSLTTRRETLVMLMEFALTGGAGGDRLQ, from the coding sequence ATGGCCATTGCCGGGCTGAGGCGCGTGTCCGACCTGCCGGACGTGATTCCGGTCTTCCCGCTGCCGGGGGCGCTTCTTCTGCCCCGGTCGCGGTTGCCGTTGCACATCTTCGAGCCGCGCTACCTGGCCATGCTGGAAGACGCGCTCAAGACGTCGCACCGGCTGATCGGCATGGTGCAGCCGCGCGAGGTGCCCGGCGGGGGCGAGGCACGGCTTCAGGCCATCGGCTGCGCGGGCCGGGTCACGGTGTTTTCCGAGGCCGAGGATGGCCGCTACATGATTACCCTGACCGGCGTGTCGCGGTTCCGCATCCGCGACGAGGTGCAGGGCTTTGCGCCCTATCGCCGCTGCACGGTGGACTGGGCGGATTTCGATCGCGATCTGGGCCCGTCGGAAAGCGACGTGGGCTTCGACCGGCCGGCCTTCCTTGCGGTTCTGGGGCGTTACTTCCAGTCGGTGAAGATGTCGACCGACTGGGAGGGCCTGCGCGGCGCCGAGACCGAGCTTCTGGTGAACTCGCTGTCGATGCTGTGCCCCTTCGCGCCGGGCGACAAGCAGGCGCTGCTGGAAGCGCCCTCGCTGACCACCCGGCGCGAGACGCTGGTGATGCTGATGGAATTCGCGCTGACCGGCGGCGCGGGAGGAGACAGGCTGCAATGA
- the trxA gene encoding thioredoxin: protein MLGISEKPQPAADLIKEGTDATFMKDVIEASREVPVIVDFWATWCGPCKTLGPMLEKAVAEAKGKVRMVKVDVDRNQMIAGQLRIQSIPTVYAFWQGQPVDGFQGAVPASEIKKFIDRLTALTGDGGLAEALEAAEQMLAEGAVADAAETFAAILGEEPENAAAYGGMARAHIAAGNLDQAEAFLTAAPAAISKSKEIEAARAQLNLARQAANAGPEAELRAAVAADPANLQARFDLAQALHAAGKVDEAVDELLDLFRRDRDWNDGAAKAQLLTIFEAMKPTDPVVLKGRRRLSSMIFA, encoded by the coding sequence ATGCTCGGCATCAGCGAGAAACCGCAGCCCGCCGCCGACCTGATCAAGGAAGGCACCGACGCCACATTCATGAAGGACGTGATCGAGGCCAGCCGCGAGGTGCCCGTGATCGTCGATTTCTGGGCCACCTGGTGCGGCCCGTGCAAGACGCTTGGCCCGATGCTGGAAAAGGCCGTGGCCGAAGCCAAGGGCAAGGTCCGCATGGTGAAGGTCGATGTCGACCGCAACCAGATGATCGCGGGCCAGTTGCGCATCCAGTCGATTCCCACGGTCTATGCCTTCTGGCAGGGCCAGCCGGTCGACGGCTTCCAGGGTGCGGTGCCGGCCAGCGAGATCAAGAAGTTCATCGACCGTCTGACCGCGCTGACAGGTGACGGCGGTCTTGCCGAGGCTCTGGAGGCGGCCGAGCAGATGCTGGCCGAAGGCGCGGTGGCCGACGCGGCCGAGACCTTCGCCGCCATCCTGGGTGAAGAGCCCGAGAATGCTGCGGCCTATGGCGGCATGGCGCGCGCCCACATTGCCGCCGGCAACCTGGATCAGGCCGAAGCCTTCCTGACCGCCGCCCCCGCCGCCATTTCGAAGTCGAAAGAGATCGAAGCCGCACGCGCCCAGCTGAACCTGGCGCGGCAGGCGGCCAATGCCGGGCCCGAAGCCGAGCTGCGCGCCGCTGTGGCGGCCGATCCGGCAAACCTGCAGGCGCGGTTCGATCTTGCCCAGGCGCTTCATGCCGCGGGCAAGGTGGACGAGGCGGTGGACGAGCTGCTGGACCTGTTCCGCCGCGACCGCGACTGGAACGACGGCGCCGCCAAGGCCCAGCTTCTGACCATCTTCGAGGCGATGAAGCCCACCGATCCGGTGGTGCTGAAGGGCCGCCGCCGACTGTCCTCGATGATCTTCGCCTGA